A stretch of the Desulfobacter sp. genome encodes the following:
- a CDS encoding IS6 family transposase, whose amino-acid sequence MKNENPFKWRHYEKEIILLNVRWYLRYQLSYRNLEEMMQERGLSVDHSTIYRWVQRYAPEMEKRSRKYLRQSNDSYRIDETYIKVRGKMKYLYRAVDSRGNTIDFLLRSRRNMESAKRFFKKMLRASNSSRPRVLSVDGNPAYPPAVKALKEKKLLNKDCILRQNKYLNNIIEQDHRFIKKLVRAGMGFKTFHSAWRTLKGYEIMNMIRKGQVKNIRKGEILKQKEFVENLFSYAA is encoded by the coding sequence ATGAAAAATGAAAACCCTTTCAAGTGGCGTCATTATGAAAAAGAAATCATCCTGTTGAATGTTCGCTGGTATCTGAGATATCAACTGAGTTACAGGAATCTGGAAGAGATGATGCAAGAACGGGGCTTGTCTGTGGATCACAGTACCATTTACCGATGGGTTCAGCGCTATGCTCCTGAAATGGAAAAGCGAAGCAGGAAGTATCTGCGGCAATCAAATGATTCTTACCGTATTGATGAAACATATATCAAGGTGCGGGGGAAAATGAAGTATCTTTACCGAGCGGTCGATTCCCGTGGAAATACCATCGATTTTCTTCTTCGCAGCAGACGTAATATGGAATCTGCCAAACGATTTTTTAAAAAGATGCTGCGAGCTTCCAATAGCTCCAGACCTCGGGTTCTGAGTGTTGACGGAAATCCTGCATATCCTCCGGCAGTAAAGGCTTTGAAAGAAAAAAAGCTTCTGAATAAGGACTGTATCCTAAGACAGAATAAATATCTGAACAATATTATTGAGCAAGACCACCGGTTTATCAAAAAGCTTGTCAGAGCTGGTATGGGGTTCAAGACATTTCATTCTGCCTGGCGGACGCTAAAAGGCTATGAAATTATGAACATGATCAGAAAAGGACAAGTTAAAAATATCAGGAAGGGAGAAATTTTAAAGCAGAAAGAATTCGTCGAAAATCTGTTTTCTTATGCTGCGTAA